The DNA sequence TTGATCCAAGAGTTGATCAACAACATTGCAAAAGGCCACGGTGGTCTATCGGTTTTTGCCGGTGTAGGTGAACGTACCCGTGAAGGCAATGACCTGCTTCGTGAGATGCTTGAGTCAGGGATCATCAAATATGGCGATGATTTTCTGCATTCAATGGAAGAAGGCGGTTGGGATTTGTCGAAAGTAGACAAAAAGGCCATGAAAGAGTCAAAGGCGACCTTCGTGTTCGGTCAGATGAACGAACCCCCGGGGGCACGGGCCCGTGTGGCTCTGTCTGGGTTGACAATTGCTGAATATTTCCGTGATGGTGCTGGTGATGGCCAAGGAAAAGACGTACTTTTCTTTATCGATAATATCTTCCGATTTACACAAGCGGGTTCTGAGGTGTCGGCCCTTTTGGGAAGAATGCCCTCAGCAGTGGGCTACCAACCGACTTTGGCCACAGAGATGGGTACGATGCAAGAGCGTATTACCTCTACGAAAAGAGGTTCGATTACATCGGTACAGGCGGTTTATGTGCCTGCAGATGACTTGACCGACCCTGCACCTGCGACCACGTTTGCCCACTTGGATGCCACTACGGTACTTTCGCGTAAAATTGCGGAGTTGGGCATTTATCCCGCGGTAGATCCATTAGATTCTACCTCTAGAATACTTACCCCTGAGATTTTGGGCAAAGACCATTATGCATGCGCGCAGCGTGTGAAAGAGTTGTTGCAACGCTATAAAGAACTACAAGACATTATTGCCATATTGGGTATGGAAGAATTATCTGAAGAAGATAAGTTGGCAGTCGGACGCGCACGTAGGGTTCAACGTTTCTTATCACAACCTTTCCATGTGGCAGAACAATTTACGGGTATTCCCGGGGTGTTGGTCGATATCAAAGATACCATCAAAGGCTTCAATATGATTATGGATGGTGAGTTGGATCATCTCCCAGAATCTGCCTTTAACCTGAAGGGAACCATCGAAGAGGCTATTGAAG is a window from the Muricauda sp. SCSIO 65647 genome containing:
- the atpD gene encoding F0F1 ATP synthase subunit beta yields the protein MAKITGKVAQIIGPVIDVEFESGTEIPKIYDSLEINREDGTTLVLEVQSHIGENTVRTVSMDSTDGLSRGIDVVATGNAIQMPIGEDVYGRLFNVVGDAIDGMENLPKTGDNGLPIHREAPKFEDLSTSTEVLYTGIKVIDLIEPYAKGGKIGLFGGAGVGKTVLIQELINNIAKGHGGLSVFAGVGERTREGNDLLREMLESGIIKYGDDFLHSMEEGGWDLSKVDKKAMKESKATFVFGQMNEPPGARARVALSGLTIAEYFRDGAGDGQGKDVLFFIDNIFRFTQAGSEVSALLGRMPSAVGYQPTLATEMGTMQERITSTKRGSITSVQAVYVPADDLTDPAPATTFAHLDATTVLSRKIAELGIYPAVDPLDSTSRILTPEILGKDHYACAQRVKELLQRYKELQDIIAILGMEELSEEDKLAVGRARRVQRFLSQPFHVAEQFTGIPGVLVDIKDTIKGFNMIMDGELDHLPESAFNLKGTIEEAIEAGEKMLAEA